In the Fusarium oxysporum f. sp. lycopersici 4287 chromosome 9, whole genome shotgun sequence genome, one interval contains:
- a CDS encoding hypothetical protein (At least one base has a quality score < 10): MSLKDRISSPLEAGTSILDAHHLPPHLAPALEHVSSRLARKSQHITLVVARRDYQLPSVVPPKGLLTPTTPSPLSPGLRLNLSQGPVSRLKSLVRTGSSTSLRSMNSPRSALSSPGQVPPLEASSPRFRWPLSPSTPMSPPPMTPCTASSTTTDTMSSMMSASSGFGMRLIHTNELHPRSEKILNSILTKTEKKFAIGTEWLSPAVRASSCGLTNQLIHSSIIQNEVLFCSEGLTVLSLDRLYSLKSALSSYSKTKSHLRLEDAVDELRRIILVTNGCQGFENRHPPIEEEAEEATIGIAVSKGKTPSPKPLLKLQTNFTPGPILKPKPKKIEVPAPVSVPAQAQAQAQAPTQTEVEEEEDGDRTARPTDQLYFTMQQWEPPSTIDQILTAGPINRSAFSPLTPTPIMSPASPRFGPLTPHDYDDISPTTRGEWGFMMADNAFQSGRKAGVEIF, translated from the exons ATGTCGCTCAAGGATAGGATCTCGTCACCCCTCGAGGCTGGTACCTCAATCCTCGATGCCCATCACCTGCCACCGCATCTGGCACCGGCTCTCGAGCATGTATCTTCGCGTCTGGCCCGCAAGTCGCAACATATCACGCTTGTCGTAGCCCGTCGGGATTATCAACTCCCTTCTGTTGTGCCTCCCAAGGGTCTGCTGACTCCGACGACTCCTTCACCACTATCTCCTGGTCTTCGGTTGAACCTCTCTCAGGGTCCTGTCTCCAGGCTCAAATCGCTGGTGAGAACTGGTTCTTCAACATCCCTGCGGTCGATGAATTCTCCGCGGAGTGCTTTGTCTTCACCCGGTCAGGTCCCCCCGCTTGAAGCGTCCAGCCCTCGGTTCAGATGGCCTCTTTCACCATCCACGCCAATGTCTCCTCCTCCCATGACACCTTGCACCGCATCATCGACGACCACAGATACCATGAGCTCTATGATGAGCGCATCGTCAGGCTTCGGTATGCGACTTATCCACACCAACGAGCTCCACCCTAGGTCCGAAAAGATCCTCAACTCAATTTTGACCAAGACGGAGAAGAAGTTCGCGATAGG CACTGAGTGGCTATCACCTGCTGTCAGAGCTTCCTCATGCGGGCTCACGAACCAGCTCATCCATAGCTCCATCATCCAGAACGAGGTCCTTTTCTGCTCCGAAGGCCTCACAGTTCTATCACTTGATAGATTGTACAGTCTCAAGAGTGCCTTGTCCAGCTATTCCAAAACGAAATCCCACCTCCGTCTCGAAGACGCCGTTGACGAACTCCGACGTATCATACTGGTAACCAATGGTTGCCAAGGTTTCGAAAACCGCCATCCTCCGATC gaagaagaggctgaggaggcgACAATAGGCATTGCTGTCTCCAAAGGGAAGACGCCCTCGCCGAAGCCTCTGCTTAAACTCCAGACAAATTTCACTCCGGGACCCATTCTGAAACCGAAGCCCAAGAAAATTGAGGTCCCAGCTCCAGTTTCGGTTccagctcaagctcaagctcaagctcaagcacCAACTCAGACCGAAgtagaagaggaggaagacggcgATCGCACGGCACGACCGACAGATCAATTGTATTTCACAATGCAGCAATGGGAGCCACCTTCGACGATAGATCAAATCTTAACCGCCGGTCCCATCAATCGAAGCGCTTTCAGTCCCCTCACACCAACACCCATCATGAGTccagcatcaccaagatTTGGGCCGTTAACCCCGCATGACTATGACGATATTTCGCCCACCACGCGAGGAGAATGGGGCTTCATGATGGCAGACAATGCCTTCCAGAGTGGTCGCAAGGCCGGAGTTGAGATCTTTTGA
- a CDS encoding hypothetical protein (At least one base has a quality score < 10): protein MSVIQLEELVSYQLRTSYLDEIADGVGERLLNVNDGFINSAPFKAAGWRPNSSHHKRTHSPPIPTAIASEYFQAPKQAGLTLEDGEEDGGMLTAGGSDTMGPGMATRRRRRREQMEEEDSSDLSDESDDDTDQRAAQQIKFAKMPVRHRAGSSPLQNTNLRQVGAVSPRAPRRGSQSALVTVQERPRRDTVTSSEISSENETDIPTVQRHREAARAAARAAKLQARILEEPSPGIQRADTSLLPEEEEDSDEASDLSDNYAESIDSASILDGVENAINASPTRQVVGTPPKNFVRQSTIRKSKPPTHPIVLGALPPPRPMSMIRPLSVAQPKSLLSAALKAKDKKSSIPFQKFAHFSGQGTQGSIAVRIYAPFSKTPSKPFQVLIRPRVHDGQGAERVVTVADLIGLSLYRYNEEKLEPPLPKGKLNINWWTLRMVEEGGEVDDDFPPFERTKPLTSFTTVNNAAARGGGRMRSNSTAYDDFALAEASEEEYLENKSLTPQEDEEEEPATSQDSGGGVPLTPTEPDADATPRGTPGPAVNPFLAERPRQNPIVTTTYRSNAPPADIPQAPAAAPNTSRGQQKLLRIHIMSSDVAPGQMVTLDVMTDTYLAEVLDMVCRKRQLDKANHVLKLPGSGAVVMLDRPVSSIGNVSDLELYRRRFATDGPLTITGSPGSSSPKMLPLADQAMQKRSKKSQTPMVGSHPLARESLKQDELSNASYKKYTVWRKQPMRIVGMSERILVIDGEYIHIMPASGGKALHDGSGKTTTVHFSNVVGCKVLRKHPTNVKLVVYKATESKRYDFEARSALEAAEIVEELKKGMPK from the exons ATGTCCGTCATACAACTTGAAGA ACTCGTCTCCTACCAGCTTCGCACAAGCTACCTCGATGAAATTGCAGACGGTGTTGGAGAGCGACTCCTAAACGTCAACGATGGCTTCATAAATTCGGCTCCTTTTAAAGCCGCTGGCTGGCGACCGAATTCGTCCCACCACAAGCGGACACATTCACCTCCGATCCCTACTGCGATTGCCTCCGAGTACTTCCAAGCACCAAAGCAGGCTGGCCTCACACTCGAAGAtggggaagaagatggcggtATGCTCACTGCGGGCGGTTCGGATACTATGGGTCCAGGAATGGCTACCAGGCGGCGCAGGCGTCGCGAgcagatggaagaagaggacagTAGTGACTTGAGCGATGAGAGCGACGACGATACGGATCAACGGGCTGCGCAACAGATCAAGTTTGCAAAGATGCCGGTCAGACACAGAGCGGGCTCGTCACCACTACAGAACACGAATTTGAGGCAAGTCGGGGCTGTCTCGCCAAGGGCGCCTCGCCGAGGCTCACAGTCAGCTTTGGTAACAGTGCAGGAGAGGCCCCGGAGAGACACAGTCACCAGCAGTGAGATATCATCCGAAAACGAGACCGATATTCCGACAGTCCAGAGGCATCGAGAAGCTGCTCGCGCTGCGGCAAGGGCTGCGAAGTTACAGGCTAGAATTCTAGAGGAGCCCTCGCCCGGTATTCAACGAGCGGACACATCTCTCTTgccagaggaggaggaagattCCGATGAGGCTTCCGACTTGTCTGATAACTACGCCGAGAGTATAGACTCGGCATCGATTCTTGATGGCGTTGAAAACGCTATCAATGCTTCTCCCACCCGCCAGGTTGTGGGAACACCGCCCAAGAACTTTGTACGCCAGTCTACCATTCGCAAATCCAAACCGCCGACGCACCCCATTGTCCTCGGAGCGTTACCACCTCCCAGGCCGATGAGCATGATCAGACCTTTGAGCGTCGCCCAACCCAAGAGTTTGCTATCGGCCGCCCTAAAAGCCAAGGATAAGAAATCGTCTATTCCCTTCCAGAAGTTCGCCCATTTCAGTGGGCAGGGTACGCAAGGTTCTATTGCTGTGCGTATATATGCACCTTTCTCAAAAACACCCAGCAAGCCATTCCAGGTGCTTATCCGCCCACGTGTTCACGACGGACAAGGTGCCGAGCGGGTGGTGACGGTTGCGGACCTCATCGGCTTGAGTTTATACCGATACAATGAGGAGAAACTCGAACCTCCGTTGCCCAAGGGCAAGCTCAATATTAACTGGTGGACTCTACGTATGGTGGAAGAAGGTGGCGAAGTTGACGACGATTTCCCCCCCTTTGAAAGAACGAAACCGTTGACATCTTTTACTACGGTTAACAATGCTGCTGCGCGCGGTGGAGGCCGCATGCGATCTAATTCAACTGCTTACGACGACTTTGCGTTGGCAGAAGCTTCAGAGGAGGAGTACCTTGAGAATAAGTCACTCACACCacaagaagacgaagaggaagagccAGCAACATCACAGGATAGCGGCGGGGGGGTTCCTCTCACTCCTACGGAGCCAGATGCGGACGCGACTCCTCGAGGCACTCCAGGGCCGGCTGTCAACCCGTTCCTAGCGGAGCGTCCGCGGCAAAATCCTATCGTCACAACGACATATCGGTCGAACGCTCCTCCAGCAGACATACCCCAGGCGCCTGCTGCAGCTCCCAATACATCCCGAGGGCAGCAAAAGCTGCTTCGGATTCATATCATGTCATCAGATGTCGCACCAGGTCAAATGGTGACACTAGATGTGATGACTGATACTTACTTGGCTGAGGTGCTGGACATGGTATGCCGAAAGAGACAGTTAGACAAGGCCAACCATGTTCTTAAGCTTCCTGGATCAGGAGCGGTAGTCATGCTGGACCGGCCAGTTTCGTCCATTGGGAATGTCTCAGACTTGGAATTGTACAGGCGACGATTTGCAACAGATGGTCCGTTGACGATTACCGGCTCGCCGGGCAGCTCGTCCCCGAAGATGCTGCCACTGGCCGACCAGGCCATGCAGAAACGCAGCAAGAAGTCTCAAACACCAATGGTCGGAAGTCACCCATTGGCGCGAGAATCGCTGAAGCAAGATGAGCTCAGCAACGCCAGCTACAAGAAGTACACTGTCTGGCGCAAGCAGCCCATGCGCATCGTCGGTATGAGCGAACGCATTCTAGTAATCGACGGCGAGTACATTCATATCATGCCAGCGTCTGGCGGTAAGGCGTTGCATGACGGTTCAGGCAAGACAACAACAGTGCACTTTAGTAACGTGGTTGGGTGCAAAGTCCTCCGGAAACATCCCACGAATGTCAAG CTTGTTGTGTATAAAGCAACCGAGAGCAAACGATATGACTTTGAGGCCCGTAGTGCATTGGAAGCGGCTGAGATAGTGGAGGAGCTTAAGAAGGGCATGCCTAAATGA
- a CDS encoding hypothetical protein (At least one base has a quality score < 10), which produces MLTAGGSDTMGPGMATRRRRRREQMEEEDSSDLSDESDDDTDQRAAQQIKFAKMPVRHRAGSSPLQNTNLRQVGAVSPRAPRRGSQSALVTVQERPRRDTVTSSEISSENETDIPTVQRHREAARAAARAAKLQARILEEPSPGIQRADTSLLPEEEEDSDEASDLSDNYAESIDSASILDGVENAINASPTRQVVGTPPKNFVRQSTIRKSKPPTHPIVLGALPPPRPMSMIRPLSVAQPKSLLSAALKAKDKKSSIPFQKFAHFSGQGTQGSIAVRIYAPFSKTPSKPFQVLIRPRVHDGQGAERVVTVADLIGLSLYRYNEEKLEPPLPKGKLNINWWTLRMVEEGGEVDDDFPPFERTKPLTSFTTVNNAAARGGGRMRSNSTAYDDFALAEASEEEYLENKSLTPQEDEEEEPATSQDSGGGVPLTPTEPDADATPRGTPGPAVNPFLAERPRQNPIVTTTYRSNAPPADIPQAPAAAPNTSRGQQKLLRIHIMSSDVAPGQMVTLDVMTDTYLAEVLDMVCRKRQLDKANHVLKLPGSGAVVMLDRPVSSIGNVSDLELYRRRFATDGPLTITGSPGSSSPKMLPLADQAMQKRSKKSQTPMVGSHPLARESLKQDELSNASYKKYTVWRKQPMRIVGMSERILVIDGEYIHIMPASGGKALHDGSGKTTTVHFSNVVGCKVLRKHPTNVKLVVYKATESKRYDFEARSALEAAEIVEELKKGMPK; this is translated from the exons ATGCTCACTGCGGGCGGTTCGGATACTATGGGTCCAGGAATGGCTACCAGGCGGCGCAGGCGTCGCGAgcagatggaagaagaggacagTAGTGACTTGAGCGATGAGAGCGACGACGATACGGATCAACGGGCTGCGCAACAGATCAAGTTTGCAAAGATGCCGGTCAGACACAGAGCGGGCTCGTCACCACTACAGAACACGAATTTGAGGCAAGTCGGGGCTGTCTCGCCAAGGGCGCCTCGCCGAGGCTCACAGTCAGCTTTGGTAACAGTGCAGGAGAGGCCCCGGAGAGACACAGTCACCAGCAGTGAGATATCATCCGAAAACGAGACCGATATTCCGACAGTCCAGAGGCATCGAGAAGCTGCTCGCGCTGCGGCAAGGGCTGCGAAGTTACAGGCTAGAATTCTAGAGGAGCCCTCGCCCGGTATTCAACGAGCGGACACATCTCTCTTgccagaggaggaggaagattCCGATGAGGCTTCCGACTTGTCTGATAACTACGCCGAGAGTATAGACTCGGCATCGATTCTTGATGGCGTTGAAAACGCTATCAATGCTTCTCCCACCCGCCAGGTTGTGGGAACACCGCCCAAGAACTTTGTACGCCAGTCTACCATTCGCAAATCCAAACCGCCGACGCACCCCATTGTCCTCGGAGCGTTACCACCTCCCAGGCCGATGAGCATGATCAGACCTTTGAGCGTCGCCCAACCCAAGAGTTTGCTATCGGCCGCCCTAAAAGCCAAGGATAAGAAATCGTCTATTCCCTTCCAGAAGTTCGCCCATTTCAGTGGGCAGGGTACGCAAGGTTCTATTGCTGTGCGTATATATGCACCTTTCTCAAAAACACCCAGCAAGCCATTCCAGGTGCTTATCCGCCCACGTGTTCACGACGGACAAGGTGCCGAGCGGGTGGTGACGGTTGCGGACCTCATCGGCTTGAGTTTATACCGATACAATGAGGAGAAACTCGAACCTCCGTTGCCCAAGGGCAAGCTCAATATTAACTGGTGGACTCTACGTATGGTGGAAGAAGGTGGCGAAGTTGACGACGATTTCCCCCCCTTTGAAAGAACGAAACCGTTGACATCTTTTACTACGGTTAACAATGCTGCTGCGCGCGGTGGAGGCCGCATGCGATCTAATTCAACTGCTTACGACGACTTTGCGTTGGCAGAAGCTTCAGAGGAGGAGTACCTTGAGAATAAGTCACTCACACCacaagaagacgaagaggaagagccAGCAACATCACAGGATAGCGGCGGGGGGGTTCCTCTCACTCCTACGGAGCCAGATGCGGACGCGACTCCTCGAGGCACTCCAGGGCCGGCTGTCAACCCGTTCCTAGCGGAGCGTCCGCGGCAAAATCCTATCGTCACAACGACATATCGGTCGAACGCTCCTCCAGCAGACATACCCCAGGCGCCTGCTGCAGCTCCCAATACATCCCGAGGGCAGCAAAAGCTGCTTCGGATTCATATCATGTCATCAGATGTCGCACCAGGTCAAATGGTGACACTAGATGTGATGACTGATACTTACTTGGCTGAGGTGCTGGACATGGTATGCCGAAAGAGACAGTTAGACAAGGCCAACCATGTTCTTAAGCTTCCTGGATCAGGAGCGGTAGTCATGCTGGACCGGCCAGTTTCGTCCATTGGGAATGTCTCAGACTTGGAATTGTACAGGCGACGATTTGCAACAGATGGTCCGTTGACGATTACCGGCTCGCCGGGCAGCTCGTCCCCGAAGATGCTGCCACTGGCCGACCAGGCCATGCAGAAACGCAGCAAGAAGTCTCAAACACCAATGGTCGGAAGTCACCCATTGGCGCGAGAATCGCTGAAGCAAGATGAGCTCAGCAACGCCAGCTACAAGAAGTACACTGTCTGGCGCAAGCAGCCCATGCGCATCGTCGGTATGAGCGAACGCATTCTAGTAATCGACGGCGAGTACATTCATATCATGCCAGCGTCTGGCGGTAAGGCGTTGCATGACGGTTCAGGCAAGACAACAACAGTGCACTTTAGTAACGTGGTTGGGTGCAAAGTCCTCCGGAAACATCCCACGAATGTCAAG CTTGTTGTGTATAAAGCAACCGAGAGCAAACGATATGACTTTGAGGCCCGTAGTGCATTGGAAGCGGCTGAGATAGTGGAGGAGCTTAAGAAGGGCATGCCTAAATGA